The Longimicrobiaceae bacterium genome window below encodes:
- a CDS encoding NAD(+)/NADH kinase, with translation MPEAAPLRIGVVGHPRYAPLEEALARVLAFADRHGATPFLEEALHGLAPGRADLTPDVCGSLDLLVTLGGDGTLLRGARRVAFGSVPVLGVNLGHLGFLTSAAPEELEDALEHFVAGDYSLEERMALRVQALFA, from the coding sequence GTGCCTGAGGCCGCCCCCCTGCGCATCGGAGTCGTAGGCCACCCGCGCTACGCGCCCCTCGAGGAGGCGCTGGCGCGGGTGCTCGCGTTCGCCGACCGCCACGGCGCCACGCCGTTCCTGGAGGAAGCGCTGCACGGCCTGGCCCCCGGCCGCGCGGACCTGACGCCGGACGTCTGCGGCTCGCTGGACCTCCTGGTCACGCTGGGCGGCGACGGCACGCTGCTGCGCGGGGCGCGCCGCGTCGCGTTCGGCAGCGTGCCCGTGCTGGGCGTCAACCTGGGCCACCTCGGGTTCCTGACCTCCGCCGCGCCGGAGGAGCTGGAGGACGCGCTGGAGCACTTCGTGGCGGGCGACTACTCGCTCGAGGAGCGGATGGCGCTGCGGGTCCAGGCGCTGTTCGCG